One Besnoitia besnoiti strain Bb-Ger1 chromosome VIII, whole genome shotgun sequence DNA segment encodes these proteins:
- a CDS encoding hypothetical protein (encoded by transcript BESB_084970) yields MASTASGRAAAAAASAALASAPGSWGSRSKLVSIMARSICLLTGFGFTYSFANPDDDTVYEMFPLETQKRFAMVNLFHVEKDKAKEFEARAKDCSRFNQQQQGYLYTRLLRAKDAATAPYQYLQITTWLTMEDFLLARDKPVGAQLRKNLPASGAPPLLYQNVADDTKHSPTAAHAYPRA; encoded by the exons ATGGCATCGACTGCctcggggcgggcggcggccgccgcggcgtctgcggcgctcgcctcggcgccagGCAGCTGGGGGAGTCGCTCAAAGCTCGTCTCAATCATGGCGCGCAGCATCTGCTTGCTGACCGGCTTCGGCTTCACCTACTCCTTCGCGAACCCTGACGACGACACAGTCTACGAGATGTTTCCTCTtgagacgcagaaacgcTTCGCGATGGTGAACCTTTTCCACGTCGAAAAGGACAAGGCGAAAGAGTTCGAGGCCCGAGCCAAAGACTGCTCGCGCTTCAACCAACAGCAACAAG GATATCTGTAtacgcggctgctgcgcgcgaaggacgcggcAACGGCCCCGTATCAGTACCTTCAGATCACTACGTGGCTCACGATGGAGGACTTTCTGCTAGCTCGTGATAAGCCAGttggcgcgcagctgcgcaagaATCTCCCggcctcgggcgcgccgcctctcctctaCCAAAACGTCGCAGACGACACGAAGCACTCCCCGACAGCTGCGCACGCCTATCCTCGAGCTTAG
- a CDS encoding MutS domain V domain-containing protein (encoded by transcript BESB_084960), whose protein sequence is MFAAFAGDRGSPAGSESLADGSPSFGREEEMEGDEVLCAVEFSKGAGGGAKGAGAGVNVIGVCLFDRRAFKIQFCEIATSNDLAILEAFLLQVRPSCVISTEAGGANAAGEGWQKKLEDLVASCDSEFIRVKKSAADTSSLHQDLATLLTPDDSIKNHISRELQLKTASAACAALLSHARLLSDDIYNNQCTLETYPLDLYLRIDAAAAAALYLFPTSQAQQQVLLPAAAKGGSGAARASSLAAAVSAGGGVSSIFALISRWCTTQLGARRLFTCMAQPLVDKAQIEQRYDIVEIFQRDEAFRRQVFCSHFKHVTDLDRLAGRFHRLASATKDLEDETATFASGKRSIFSRVKLTLEDLVKLYDCAVECTSLESSLRGYEGAHRASLEKMFAAPLSEIVKSFGSFINLIEFTIDMEEAKRGYFVISRRFEPQLAELLDKKDDMRRRMNRERQKAEDEIPFTCRKRDAEIVKLVEDNTMGFVLRVTKKDQPAVQGYRGRYHQVRLNKSEFIFTTSELKALCREYQDVCEAYEEMQKSLVEKALLVAASYWPLVEKLAELLGMLDVLGAFAAAANSAPIPYVRPNIVEGEGAGLALKGSRHPLLEIQPGSSSFISNDVQLDRNRRLIIITGPNMGGKSTYIRQVALTVIMAQMGCFVPCESCTLPIFKQVICRVGASDIQLRGVSTFLAEMAEAAAILRNADEQSLVVIDELGRGTSTYEGFGLAWAIAKHLAAEVKCLCLFATHFHEMGHLAAEVATVVNVHVSAAVDEKSRKLAFLYRLVPGCVDQSYGVHAAEFAGLPESVVARARLKSAELEAVERAEKARSLLQTQPEGEAEAPAAAEERAARKRRCKAREAAFGELANTLKRLCEAPDAQSFVSAAEKEKEHIKQCTDSAAPDTWKEQEAATRAAAAQGVAA, encoded by the exons ATGtttgcggccttcgccggcgaCCGGGGCTCACCCGCGGGCagcgagagcctcgcggaCGGTTCGCCGTCTTtcgggagagaagaagagatgGAAGGCGATGAGGTCCTCTGCGCAGTTGAATTCAGCaaaggcgctggcggaggcgcgaagggcgccggcgcaggtgTCAACGTCATTGGTGTCTGCCTGTTCGATCGCCGCGCCTTCAAAATTCAGTTCTGCGAAATCGCCACGAGCAACGACCTCGCGATCCTCGAAGCTTTCCTGCTGCAG GTACGGCCTTCGTGCGTGATCTCAACCGAGGCGGGTGGCGCgaacgctgcaggcgagggcTGGCAGAAGAAGTTGGAAGACCTCGTCGCGAGCTGCGACAGCGAGTTCATTCGCGTTAAGAAGAGCGCTGCAGACA CCTCGAGTCTGCATCAGGATCTGGCGACGCTTCTGACACCCGACGACTCGATAAAAAACCACATCTCTAGGGAACTCCAGCTAAAaactgcgtctgccgcctgtGCGGCTCTTCTTTCGCACGCCCGG cTCCTCAGCGACGACATTTACAACAATCAGTGCACGTTGGAGACCTACCCGTTGGATCTGTACTTGCGGATtgacgccgcggctgcggcggctcttTACCTCTTCCCCacgtcgcaggcgcagcagcaagtCCTTCTCCCTGCAGCCGCCAAAGGAGGctcgggcgcagcgcgag cttcctcgctcgccgcggcagtctctgcgggcggcggcgtgtcgaGCATCTTCGCATTGATCAGCCGGTGGTGCACCAcgcagctcggcgcgcggcgcctcttcacCTGCATGGCGCAGCCTCTCGTGGACAAGGCGCAGATTGAGCAGCGCTACGACATCGTCGAGATCTTCCAGAGA GACGAGGCATTTCGCAGGCAAGTCTTCTGCTCGCACTTTAAGCACGTGACCGACCTGGATCGCCTGGCGGGTCGCTTCCATCGCCTGGCGTCTGCGACAAAAGATCTCGAGGACGAGACGGCAACCTTCGCCAGTGGAAAAAGGAGCATTTTCTCTCGCGTGAAGCTCACCCTCGAGGACCTTGTGAAGCTCTACGACTGCGCAGTCGAGTGCACATCCCTCGAG TCGTCGCTTCGCGGATACGAGGGCGCTCACCGCGCGTCCCTGGAGAAGATGTTTGCGGCACCTTTGTCGGAGATTGTGAAGAGTTTTGGGAGCTTCATCAACTTGATCGAGTTCACAATCGAcatggaggaggcgaagcgcggctACTTTGTGATCAGTCGGCGCTTTgagccgcagctcgcggagctcctgGATAAGAAAGATGACATGCGCAGGCGTATGAACCGCGAAAGGCAgaaagcggaagacgagatCCCCTTCACGTGCCGAAAACGCGACGCGGAAATCGTCAAACTCGTCGAGGATAACACCATGGGCTTCGTTCTCCGCGTCACCAAAAAAGACCAGCCAGCTGTGCAG gGCTACCGAGGTCGCTACCATCAAGTCCGTTTAAACAAGAGCGAATTTATTTTCACAACTTCGGAGTTGAAGGCGCTCTGCCGCGAGTACCAAGACGTCTGCGAGGCGTACGAAGAGATGCAGAAGTCCTTGGTTGAGAAGgcgctcctcgtcgccgcgtcctACTGGCCTCTCGTGGAGAagctcgcggagctcctcggcATGCTGGACGTGCTGGGCGCtttcgccgctgctgcaaaCTCCGCGCCGATTCCCTACGTCCGCCCAAATATCGTGGAAGGCGAAG gcgccggcctcgcgctgAAGGGCTCGCGGCACCCGCTCCTGGAGATTCAGCCCGGGAGCTCGTCCTTCATCTCGAACGACGTTCAGCTGGACCGGAACCGGCGCCTCATCATCATCACCGGGCCCAACATGGGAGGAAAGTCCACATACATTCGCCAAGTCGCGCTGACGGTTATCATGGCGCAGATGGGGTGTTTCGTCCCCTGCGAAAGCTGCACTCTTCCGATCTTCAA GCAAGTTAtctgccgcgtcggcgcttcCGATATCCAGTTGCGGGGCGTCTCGACATTCTTGGCTGAGAtggcagaggctgcggcgatTCTGCGCAACGCAGACGAGCAGAGTCTCGTCGTGATTGATGAACTCGGCCGAGGCACGTCCACCTACGAG GGTTTCGGGTTGGCATGGGCGATTGCGAAGCACCTGGCCGCGGAGGTGAAGTGTCTCTGTTTGTTTGCGACGCACTTCCACGAGATGGGGCATCTCGCCGCGGAAGTCGCGACAGTCGTCAACGTGcacgtctccgcggccgtcgaCGAGAAGAGTCGCAAACTCGCTTTCCTGTACCGCCTTGTGCCCGGCTGCGTTGACCAATCCTACGGAGTGCATGCGGCGGAGTTTGCCGGGCTCCCAGAgagcgtcgtcgctcgcgcgcgcctcaagtctgcggagctcgaggccgtggaacgcgcggagaaggcgcgaagtcttctgcagacgcagcctgagggggaggcggaggcgcccgccgcggcagaagagcgcgcagcgcgcaagcgacgctgcaaggcgcgcgaggccgccttcGGGGAGCTCGCCAACACTTTgaagcgcctctgcgaagcCCCCGACGCCCAGAGCTTCGTCTCAGCcgccgagaaggagaaagaacACATCAAACAATGCACAGACAGCGCCGCCCCAGACACCTGGAAAGAACAagaagccgcgacgcgcgccgcagccgcgcagggcgtcgccgcgtaG
- a CDS encoding zinc finger cdgsh type protein (encoded by transcript BESB_084980), protein MAPKPTQAPAAVSDDPLAYMDQLDFNTRKFPQYSHIIENSPQPGQPERVVAVCRCWQSKKFPYCDGAHKVMMEAGDNVGPFLAKLRDSREGTQKLRNVSTLHQQTTLSSPFVALREVLSGRSSVRGRPVVAAALLSAAAGYAVAEGALRRGWRLPTFALAGAEKETQATPAPAVGLAPGLVAEPQRL, encoded by the exons ATGGCGCCCAAGCCCACGCAGGCCCCCGCGGCTGTGTCCGACGACCCGCTGGCCTACATGGATCAGCTCGACTTCAACACGCGAAAGTTTCCACAGTACTCTCAC atCATTGAGAACTCTCCGCAGCCCGGTCAACCAGAGCGCGTggtcgccgtctgccgctgctggcaGTCCAAGAAATTTCCCTACTGCGATGGCGCCCATAAA GTGATGAtggaggcgggcgacaaCGTCGGGCCTTTTCTGGCTAAgctgcgcgacagccgcgagggCACTCAGAAGCTGAGGAACGTCTCGACGCTCCATCAGCAGACGactctctcgtcgcccttTGTCGCTCTTCGCGAGGTACTTTCGGGGCGAAGTTCAGTCCGCGGCAGGCCCGTCGTCGCAG CGGCGCTGttgagcgcggcggcgggctacgcagtcgcggagggcgctctgcggaggggctggcggctgccgactttcgctctcgcgggcgcggagaaggagacgcaggcgacgccggcgccggccgtgGGTCTCGCCCCGGGGCTCGTCGCGGAGCCTCAGAGACTGTGA
- a CDS encoding putative tat-binding family protein (encoded by transcript BESB_084950) — MSSPAGPLPPSFPPKLAGGEGLEKEEANAGLRHYYEQKIDDLQRVINEKSQDKRRLEAQRNELNSRVRELRDELQVLLEPGSYVGEVVKVMGRNKVLVKVNPEGKYVVEVAKNIDLSKCTVNTRVALLNDSYCLHKILPTKIDPLVSLMKVEKVPDSTYEMVGGLEQQVKEVKEVIELPIKHPELFESLGISQPKGVLLYGPPGTGKTLLARAVAHHTDCTFIRVSGGELVQKYIGEGSRMVRELFVMAREHAPSIIFMDEIDSIGSQRTEGEHGDSEVQRTMMELLNQLDGFESTQSIKVIMCTNRIDILDDALLRPGRIDRKIEFPNPNVEARTQILKIHSRKMNLMRGIDMKKIAQEMNGASGAEVKAVCTEAGMFALRERRMFVTQEDFEMAVAKVMKKDAEKNMSLRKLWK, encoded by the exons ATGTCGTCGCCAGCGGGGCCACTTCCGCCGTCGTTTCCGCCGAAACTTGCGGGCGGTGAGGGTctggagaaggaggaagcaaACGCAGGACTGCGTCACTACTACGAACAGAAAATCGATGACCTGCAGCGTGTCATCAACGAGAAGAGCCAAGACAAAAGAcggctcgaggcgcagcgaaacGAACTCAACTCTCGAG ttcgcgagctccgcgacgaACTCCAGGTGCTGCTGGAGCCGGGCAGCTACGTGGGAGAAGTCGTCAAGGTCATGGGTCGCAACAAAGTTCTCGTTAAG gtcAATCCCGAGGGCAAGTACGTCGTCGAGGTGGCGAAGAATATCGATTTGTCAAAGTGTACGGTGAATacgcgcgtggcgctgctcAATGACAGCTACTGTCTGCACAAGATTTTGCCCACGAAGATTGATCCGCTCGTCTCGCTCATGAAAGTAGAGAAAGTCCCTGACAGCACCTACGAGATGGTCGGTGGTCTCGAACAACAGGTCAAGGAAGTCAAGGAAGTGATTGAGCTCCCGATCAAGCACCCCGAGCTCTTCGAAAGCCTCGGAATTTCGCAGCCCAag gGTGTACTGCTCTACGGGCCTCCGGGAACGGGCAAgacgctgctcgcgcgcgcggtggCACACCACACGGACTGCACTTTCATTCGcgtgagcggcggcgagctggTTCAGAAATACATTGGCGAAGGCAGTCGCATGGTGCGCGAGTTATTCGTCATGGCGCGCGAGCACGCGCCGAGCATCATCTTCATGGACGAAATCGACAGCATCGGCAGCCAGCGCACGGAGGGCGAACACGGCGACTCCGAAGTGCAGCGCACCATGATGGAGCTCCTCAACCAACTCGACGGCTTCGAGTCCACGCAAAGCATCAAG GTGATCATGTGCACAAACAGAATCGACAtcctcgacgacgcgctcCTGCGACCCGGTCGCATCGACAGAAAAATCGAGTTCCCTAACCCAAATGTTGAG GCTCGAACGCAGATTCTGAAGATCCACAGTCGAAAGATGAATCTGATGCGTGGCATTGACATGAAGAAGATTGCTCAAGAAATGAACGGAGCTTCAGGAGCTGAAGTCAAG GCCGTCTGCACGGAGGCAGGAATGTTCGCACTCCGTGAGCGCCGCATGTTTGTCACGCAAGAAGATTTCGAGATGGCGGTGGCTAAG GTTATGAAgaaggacgcagagaaaaacatGTCTCTGCGCAAGTTGTGGAAGTGA
- a CDS encoding hypothetical protein (encoded by transcript BESB_085000) — MAAPLPRRLQGLARPLHGRGARPSVSTPAATPQSVLFASLFGEPFSASAAALASSLRVSLSFAVESLLFSSCSSPLPSRESPSSRAARARRVSCQSLSLLRVSSTLRASPVAVPLRCASGSLRNALGSAMCVRIAASSPPGSLDFRLARRPLFSQRSAGLKIPRLARVYEMEPRELRDAVADCARRQIRMKELWDAFLYRAVVLRSELRPEYIATIFRSLAMVQKPVLSFVDYILEDVRFRLDTFRLQDVALLLSSLARLQVQDDLLLQAFVPVILKRISSTTPPKDLALLFHAFVRMHGPQTDLVASRVVASLAGRTETLHQPQTLALLLYAFSEHARRLMKREAMAREATARLRQEPSEGEGASEAAAALEACRARDADGKAAKRGPVDAQPSEGGGRAEEAEDAAGEEGGEREEGEDGALRIPFHVFLEILLEQVGRELRDFRARDCVHAVAAVANLAACNKLILRDAVERRESAEAAQRGRASATPDAPRGVETPENEGEEAKWNGSWLPPSLLEDVLWRAHKRLMEVKFEMQSREAVLLFRSIHNLQTDCAGFVTEAEELLKDPSRAHDSFFSSIGGGLKPEAEKKKRRRPLLERLRTLVSQEIVHRAGTLETSDVLELLRILAAEDNRVEPALEAALCVRLGDSLVAFSSPYFKPQVELHKTLQQSADAFLRLFAPAAQPYMPPSAAVASLASSPSAETGFGGGAHAATAVVNNSAFASASDTLQSACEHRGRPYRFAQPLGVCFFKLLAKQRELKLTPQVAASVTWALGVLRVRDPHWASTLKHRRASVVSCTTGQTFFPSSDCAAASRALASEAPVASGVDCSDAAASDDEDEAALSRQRKDYFQGVETVAKLTGGLALLGMSDVADELGLFPLLSTVECFRDAEVALSVLTAATVFDLTRRPATLANSLLLPAAEAVYDQRSSLSASLYPALRFVAMSSVLSACSPHLQEFFANPGGAHFTGPSSGGSSASRASCVAPHLSRVSSHDMLLCSQQIQKRKHRWRRGRGPQALAHGQQLDAIVSRYLNTQKVGSLVYKPTPLVADALEEEDDDGELFGDPEEGDGASEADRSDAAADADNVGAADEDDEVLTFPERVRKELASWHGVQVACEVPVGPFLVPFAVDLVSLGNHLKRFPLTPAKSLCNVGEDQVDAGEAEGDGEANEREVERFDAEEGDAAEEKGWATPSARVRDGGVDVEADEVSHASQCQGEDELDANGEESEEGDGEAAGCAGASEEGPERRTHVLIDLLWRDFDFYLDAASDAAHTAPPGHRAGRPISAVPAAGDDRQGPETKEEISESRETAAPVASQRSAAGRVKSPLLCAGKFAELNALRRQGWHVVCVSETSWIALEAKRRKGDGDRDALKRYILSCIASLGKGKRRPPAKSDAHVA; from the exons ATGGCTGCGCCGCTCccgaggcggctgcagggGCTCGCCCGCCCTTTGCATGGCCGCGGGGCTCGCCCCAGCGTGTCAactccagcggcgacgccgcagtcTGTCTTGTTCGCCTCTCTGTTCGGAGAGCCGTTTtctgcttcggcggcggcgctggcgtcgtcgctgcgggTGTCGTTGtccttcgccgtcgagtCGCTGCTCTTCTCGTCTTGTTCGTCTCCGCTCCCCTCTCGGgagtctccttcttctcgcgccgcccgcgcccgtcgGGTCTCGTgtcagtctctctctctcttgcgtgTTTCGTCCActctgcgtgcgtcgccggtcgctgtgcctctccgctgcgcatCTGGCAGCCTGCGCAACGCGCTGGGGTCCGCAATGTGTGTCCGAATCGCGGCGAGTTCTCCTCCGGGTTCGCTGGactttcgcctcgcgcgacggccgctgtTTTCTCAGCGTTCGGCGGGTTTGAAGATTCCGCGCCTTGCGCGCGTGTACGAGatggagccgcgcgagctgcgcgacgcggtcgccgattgcgcgcggcggcagattCGGATGAAGGAGCTTTGGGACGCGTTCCTGTATCGCGCAGTGGTGCTGCGCTCGGAGTTGCGACCCGAGTACATTGCGACGATTTTCCGCTCACTGGCCATGGTGCAGAAGCCAGTTCTCTCCTTCGTAGACTACATCCTCGAGGACGTGCGCTTCCGCCTGGACACGTTTCGCCTCCAAGACGTAGCGTTGCTTCTCTCCTCACTCGCGCGGCTACAGGTGCAGGACGACCTCCTTCTGCAGGCTTTCGTGCCGGTCATTCTGAAGCGCATCTCCTCCACTACGCCGCCCAAAGACCTTGCCCTCCTCTTCCACGCCTTCGTCCGCATGCACGGCCCACAGACTGACCTGGTCGCCAGCCGAGTCGTAGCCTCGCTTGCGGGACGCACGGAGACGCTGCaccagccgcagacgctcgcACTCCTGCTCTACGCCTTTTCAGAgcacgcccgccgcctcatgaagcgcgaggcaatggcgcgcgaggcgacggcgcgcctaCGCCAGGAGccgagcgagggagagggcgcgagtgaggcagccgccgcgctggaggcatgccgcgcacgcgacgccgaTGGAAAAGCCGCGAAGCGGGGACCGGTTgacgcgcagccgagcgagggcggaggccgcgccgaagaggccgaggacgcggcgggcgaggaggggggggagagagaggagggcgaggatgGCGCACTTCGGATTCCGTTTCATGTTTTTCTGGAGATCCTCCTCGAACAAGTCGgcagagagctgcgcgacttccgcgcgcgagactgcgtccacgcggtcgcggccgtcgccaaCCTCGCAGCCTGCAACAAACTGATTCTGCGGGATGCCGtcgagcggcgcgagagcgctGAAGCCGCTCAGAGGGGAAGGGCGTCCGCCACGCCCGACGCGCCACGAGGCGTGGAGACTCCAgagaacgaaggcgaggaagccaaGTGGAACGGAAgctggctgccgccttcgctgctcgAGGACGTGTTGTGGCGAGCGCACAAGCGCCTGATGGAAGTCAAATTCGAGATGCAGAGTCGAGAAGCCGTGCTGCTCTTCCGGAGTATCCATAACCTCCAGACCGACTGCGCCGGGTTCGTgacggaggccgaggagcTCCTGAAGGACCCGTCCCGTGCGCACGACTCATTTTTCTCCTCTATCGGCGGGGGCTTGAAGcctgaggcggagaagaaaaagaggcggcgaccgttgctcgagcggctgcgcacTCTCGTCTCGCAAGAAATCGTCCACCGGGCGGGAACTCTCGAGACCTCAGACgtgctggagctgctgcgcatcCTCGCAGCGGAGGACAACCGG GTTGAGCCGGCcctggaggccgcgctcTGCGTACGCCTGGGTGACTCGCTGGTCGCGTTCTCGTCGCCATACTTCAAGCCGCAGGTCGAACTTCACAAGACTCTGCAGCAGAGCGCCGACGCGTTTCTGCGGCTgttcgcgcccgccgcgcagccctACATGCCTCCCTCGGCTGcagtcgcctccctcgcgtcgtcgccctccgctgaAACAGGATTCGGCGGCggtgcgcatgcggcgacggcggtggTCAACAACTCGGCGTTCGCTTCTGCGAGCGACACGCTGCAGTCGGCCTGCGAGCATCGCGGAAGGCCCTACCGATTCGCTCAGCCCCTTGGAGTCTGCTTCTTCAAGCTTCTCGCGAAGCAGCGGGAGCTGAAACTGACGCCGCAG GTTGCTGCCTCCGTCACGTGGGCGCTGGGCgtccttcgcgtccgcgaccCTCACTGGGCCTCGACGCTCAAGCACCGCCGTGCATCCGTCGTCTCGTGTACGACTGGGCAAAccttctttccttcttcggactgcgccgcggcttcgcgcgcatTGGCTTCAGAGGCGCCGGTGGCCAGCGGCGTGGACTGCAGCgatgctgcggcgtctgacgacgaggacgaggcggcgctctcgcgtcAGCGGAAGGATTACTTCCAAGGCGTGGAGACAGTCGCGAAGCTGACAGGGGGCTTGGCGCTCCTCGGCATGAGCGACGTCGCAGACGAGCTCGGCCTTTTCCCGCTGCTCTCCACTGTCGAGTGCTTCCGAGAC GCTGAAGTCGCTCTCTCCGTCTTGACTGCGGCGACAGTCTTTGACTTGACGCGGCGGCCCGCGACGCTCGCCAACTCCCTCCTCCTTCCCGCCGCTGAGGCAGTGTATGACCAG cgctcgtctctctccgcgtcgctctaTCCAGCTCTGCGCTTCGTCGCGATGTCGTCTGTCCTCTCGGCGTGTTCCCCACATCTGCAGGAGTTCTTCGCCAATCCCGGGGGGGCGCATTTTACGGGGCCTTCCTCCGGCGggtcgtccgcgtcgcgcgcgtcctgcgtcgcgccgcatTTGAGCCGGGTGTCCTCACACGACATGCTGCTGTGCTCCCAACAGATCCAGAAGAGGAAACacaggtggcggcgcggccgtgGGCCGCAGGCCCTGGCGCACGGCCAGCAGCTCGACGCGATCGTGAGCCGCTACCTGAACACACAAAAAGTGGGGTCGCTCGTGTATAAGCCGACGCCGCTGGTCGCGGACGccctggaggaggaggacgacgacggcgagctgTTTGGGGAtccggaggaaggcgacggcgcctccgAGGCCGACcgaagcgacgcggccgcggacgccgacaacgtcggcgccgccgacgaggacgacgaggtgCTGACTTTTCCCGAACGCGTGAGGAAGGAACTCGCTTCTTGGCACGGCGTTCAAGTTGCCTGCGAGGTGCCGGTGGGCCCGTTCCTTGTCCCCTTCGCAGTCGATCTCGTCAGCCTGGGAAACCATTTGAAGCGCTTCCCGTTGACACCCGCGAAGTCCCTCTGCAACGTCGGGGAAGACCAAgtagacgcaggcgaggccgaaggcgacggcgaagccaACGAGAGGGAAGTGGAGCGCTTCgacgctgaagaaggcgacgcagcggaggaaaagggttgggcgacgccgtcggcgaGGGTCCGTGACGGTGGCGTTGACGTCGAAGCCGACGAGGTGTCTCACGCGTCTCAGTGTCAGGGGGAAGACGAGTTGGATGCGAACGGCGAAGAgtcagaggaaggcgacggggAGGCGGCTGGTTGTGCGGGCGCCTCTGAGGAAGGCCCCGAGCGACGCACACATGTCCTCATCGATTTGCTGTGGCGGGATTTCGACTTCTACTTGGATGCCGCGTCCGACGCGGCGCAcacggcgccgcctggcCACCGTGCCGGGCGCCCGATCTCTGCGgtgcccgcggcgggcgacgaccgGCAAGGCCCGGAGACAAAGGAGGAGATTTCTGAGAGCCGCGAAACCGCTGCGCCTGTCGCTTCCCAAAGGTCGGCTGCCGGTCGGGTCAAGAGCCCCCTGCTGTGTGCCGGCAAGTTTGCCGAGCTGAAcgcgctgaggcggcagggATGGCACGTTGTGTGCGTTAGTGAAACATCGTGGATTGCgctcgaggcgaagcgacgaAAGGGCGACGGGGACCGCGACGCCCTCAAGCGCTACATTCTTTCCTGTATCGCATCGTTGGGGAAGGGCAAACGCAGGCCGCCCGCAAAGAGTGACGCACACGTGGCGTAG
- a CDS encoding putative inner membrane translocase subunit TIM10 (encoded by transcript BESB_084990): MGTAFSSRLAASPAAPVSVPSASAGAPDRITPQQAAVAEIQGFADVVARCVGTCYTRCLHRHPDASLEVAEMSCTDRCVSKYVSVHQLVGETMQALQAGAEAEN, translated from the coding sequence ATGGGGactgccttctcctctcgcctcgccgcgtcgcccgccgctcccgTCTCTGtgccctctgcgtccgccggcgctcctgATCGCATCACTCCGCAGCAAGCAGCCGTCGCAGAGATCCAGGGCTTCGCCGACGTCGTCGCGCGTTGCGTGGGAACTTGCTACACGCGCTGTCTGCACCGTCATCCGGATGCCTCTCTTGAAGTCGCGGAAATGAGTTGCACCGACCGCTGCGTATCCAAATACGTCTCTGTGCACCAACTTGTCGGCGAGACCATGCAAGCCCTCCaggccggcgcggaagcCGAGAACTGA